From Triticum aestivum cultivar Chinese Spring chromosome 4A, IWGSC CS RefSeq v2.1, whole genome shotgun sequence, a single genomic window includes:
- the LOC123084706 gene encoding protein WHAT'S THIS FACTOR 1 homolog, chloroplastic — MRATCSRKCLAELLGRLGQVQAQGQPRCPSQLSPARSMTRGRSVNERSKKKRVNDLEVVIERCKVVSKVLAVVDALKMEEEHVTPLKRLEILRPQLGLAKPHKVAHFVHSSPQLFEVCRDSRGVMWAGLSPQAEALVEEEARLLQEHSPTAAEYVTRLLMMSVQRRLPVDKIAHFRRDMGLPHDFRARWVHLFPELFRLVTLEDGDYLELVSWNPNWAVTEHEKNMAALAGNADANSNATTPGELSLPFQMKFPPDFKSYYKFRGKAHHYVKTGNTEQFQKTTYLSPYAEAKGLTPGSHEFDKRAVAVMHEILSFTLEKRLVTDHLTHFRREFVMPQKLMRLLLKHYGIFYVSERGKRLSVFLTEAYDGTELIKKAPLVRWREKVLRLTGYRGKNKNIGKVHESSDSEHCLFGASSSTCGGGSSDDDDADTILHVESEDSDDFLDDGTLTDDGEMDDGDIDDGQMDDAGMGFSSEKHVEMVLGDVSDYAESVKSS, encoded by the coding sequence ATGCGCGCCACGTGTTCGCGCAAATGCCTGGCCGAGCTGCTCGGCCGCCTTGGCCAGGTCCAGGCGCAGGGCCAACCGCGCTGCCCCTCCCAGCTATCTCCCGCGCGCTCCATGACGCGCGGCCGGAGCGTGAACGAGCGGAGCAAGAAGAAGCGCGTGAACGACCTCGAGGTGGTCATCGAGCGCTGCAAGGTGGTCTCCAAGGTGCTCGCCGTGGTGGACGCGctcaagatggaggaggagcacgTCACCCCTCTCAAGCGCCTCGAGATCCTGCGCCCGCAGCTCGGGCTCGCCAAGCCGCACAAGGTCGCCCACTTCGTGCACAGCTCGCCGCAGCTCTTCGAGGTCTGCCGCGACAGCCGCGGCGTCATGTGGGCCGGCCTCTCGCCGCAGGCCGAGGCGCTcgtcgaggaggaggcgcgcctgctGCAGGAGCACTCCCCCACGGCTGCGGAGTACGTGACCAGGCTGCTCATGATGTCGGTGCAACGGCGCCTGCCCGTTGACAAGATCGCGCATTTCCGGCGTGACATGGGGCTTCCTCATGATTTCCGGGCACGGTGGGTGCACTTGTTCCCTGAGCTCTTCAGGTTGGTCACACTGGAGGATGGCGACTACTTGGAGCTTGTTTCCTGGAACCCAAACTGGGCGGTCACTGAGCATGAGAAGAATATGGCAGCATTGGCTGGTAACGCCGATGCCAATTCCAATGCTACTACACCAGGAGAGCTCTCACTTCCATTCCAGATGAAGTTCCCACCAGATTTTAAAAGTTACTACAAATTTAGAGGAAAAGCTCATCACTATGTGAAAACCGGCAATACCGAGCAGTTTCAGAAGACAACCTACCTGTCCCCTTATGCAGAGGCAAAAGGTTTGACCCCTGGATCTCATGAGTTTGACAAGAGGGCAGTCGCGGTGATGCACGAGATACTGAGCTTCACATTGGAGAAGAGGCTGGTAACTGACCACCTGACGCATTTCCGCCGTGAGTTTGTTATGCCACAGAAGCTGATGAGGTTGCTACTGAAGCATTATGGTATCTTTTATGTGTCTGAGAGGGGGAAGCGGCTGAGCGTGTTCTTGACAGAGGCATATGATGGGACAGAGTTGATAAAAAAGGCTCCGTTGGTAAGGTGGAGAGAGAAGGTCCTTCGACTTACTGGTTACAGAGGAAAAAACAAGAATATTGGAAAAGTTCATGAGTCGTCTGATTCTGAGCACTGTTTGTTCGGTGCGAGCTCATCAACATGTGGCGGTGGTAGCAGTGATGACGATGATGCTGATACTATATTGCATGTTGAAAGTGAAGATTCAGATGATTTCTTGGATGATGGCACTCTTACAGATGATGGTGAGATGGATGATGGTGACATCGATGATGGTCAGATGGATGATGCTGGGATGGGTTTTTCTAGTGAGAAACATGTTGAGATGGTTTTAGGAGATGTAAGTGATTATGCAGAGTCAGTGAAATCCAGTTAG